AACACAAAAGTGATCTAGCCAAGATTGAATCTTACCACCAACTTTGGAACCCGCATGAGGTGCTCGAGAACTGATTGCCTCGGAAGAGCTCAAAATTAAGGCTCCATGAGGAGTAGATAACCGTTGGGATGGTTGGCCCAATTGCAATCCAAATCCTCGTGAAGCAGAGGACTGATTTTGCTGAAGATGGCTAGCAGATCCATCAGAATTTTCCATTTCAGGAATCTCAGAAGATTGATTGGGATCGGAATTGACATGAGTTGCACTGCTAGGTTGATCCACCTTGTGCAGGAGCTCAAGCATATTCTGGCTGCGCAGAAACAAAACAATTATCAAATGGAAAGAACCAGAATAGAAGTTTGAGGTCAGAAATGGAAAACTAGTAAAAGAGTAGTGCAGTTATCAGTACCAATCAACCATTCTTAGCACATGCATGATATTCTGTCAGATGCACTAAACATTCCTAACATCTCCATGGTATTTCGATGAACATAATTTGAAAATAATAGAGCTTAATTACCCAGACTGAAAATCCTTGTTTGAGGCATATCTATCAGCAGGTCCATCTAAGGGAGCAGAGGTACCAGGTACGGAAACTGGACGAAAACTTTTTGAAGGTACATCAGGGCCTTTTGGGTCTCCTTGAAACCCAGCTAGATGAGCCTGGGAAGGTCATCCAAAAATAAAACAATTAATAATTTAGTTCTCTAGACTATGAGAAAACAAAATTTTAACAGATACACAAGTCTTTCAGACTGAAGAGCATTAGCATGATTCTGAATTGGACGAAAAGTCAAACATGTTTAAATGGTATTATACCTCATCAGTTTCAATTGCATTTTTCATAAAACGACCAGCATATCTTGACTGTCCATGATATTCTTGGTCACGGCCTTTTAAATCTAGAGAAGCCTGCTGGGATATGTACTGTGCATTTGTAGCCTGTTTTGTCCCACTAGGGGTTTCTACATCTAGATCTCCCATTGGATGATACTGAAATTTACGAGCTACAGGAGACTTTCGACTTAATTGACCTGTTGACTTCTGGTTTCCACCAGGTAAATTGTGAGAATCACTAGCATCAAAATGAACAATTTCTCTCCGATTGTGATGGGATGAAATAGGGTGGGAACTCTCACTTGAATTTTCCCTGAAATTGAATTCGTGCATTTTAACTTCCTCTTTGTCTAAATCATTATTACCCAATGATTCAATAGTCCCCTTATCCAGATGATTCCCAGGAACTCCACTATCTCTGGGATCCACAGAATTAACATTTGACCAGAAATTTAGGTTGGGACTACTTGGATGAGGTTGTACACCTTTCTGAGTAACCCTTGCACTAGGTGTTTTTGTTGTCTTCCCAACATTAAAACTGAAATCCTCCACAGGGGGCCTCTGCATTCCAGGTTTAGCACCAGTCATCGCCTCTTGAGTGGTACTTTTGTGATTATTTTGGAAATGTTGCGATGTAGCTTCACGAGCAGGTGACATAGATTCAATAAAGTTACGACCATTAGGAATACTGGGTCGTTGGCTATCAGAGTTATAAGACGGTTTACTCTGCCAATGAGCCCATGAACCAGCATCAGTCGGATTAGAAGCATTTTGAACAAATTTACTATCTGCTGGCTTCAGCAGAGAGCTGCGGTCTAACCACCTGCTAGCTTCATTGGGCAACTTCTGAACAAAACCTTCAGAAGAATTAGTTTGCCCCTGTTCAAGAAAAGGGCCAGGCGTTGATTTTTGTACATCTGAAACACTACAGCTCTCAACACCCTTTTTTGCAGCATCATTCGGCAGATAAGGTCTGGAGTTTGGCACAGAGGCAGCCTGAAAGTTCTTATCAACCCAAGCTGACTGTTGCTTGTTAGCATCATTTCCACTAAAGGGCATTTGATTTCTAGGCAGAGTTTTGTTGTTCTGTACATTCAAACCACTCCACTCATCTTGCACTCCCGCGTCACCACTTGAAGTTTCTGCTACAGCAGATTGCATAAGAGCACTCCAGCTACCGTTTTGCAAGGAGGGAAGTGCACCCAAAAAGTCAGAACCATCTGATATATTTAAGCCTCCTGAACCCGTATTAAGGCTCCCACCGAAGGCATCCCACAAATTATCATCTGAACCAAATAAAAATTTCTCTTCAGTTGGATCCAGGCTGGCAGCAGTCTGCGGAGGAGGAACTGGCGAAGCTACCTTTTCATGGGAGGTATCTGATGAACCAGCAATCTCTTGCCTCCCTCTAACTGCTTTCTCGGACGCATTCCCTAGGCTGGGGATGTACCTGCTGCAAGTTCCCCAAATTAAGTTCACTACTTAAGTTTTGACCAGCACTAGGACCACATACATTTCGCCCTTCATACTCCTGTCTAGCAACAAATCCCCCATCCTGCATGCTGACTTGATTTGGAAATGCAGAATATTGATGACTTGGAAAAGAAAAACCATTTGTTGTTCCGGGCTGCATCGTGGGTTTATTCATTTGAGCTTGAGATACGTGCTGGCTTGTAACATCCTTTGAAGTTGAGACAGGAACACCAAAATGAGATTGATCAACTTGTTGCGGAACCATGCCCATTAAGCGCATAGTCTGGACTTGTTCAGGAGAAAACATAATGCCACCGGGAGAACCTTGCATGACAGATGAGCCACCATGCTGTAGCAAGCTCATATTACCTGCCAAAGCCTCAGATTGCCATGTACGATTAGACGTATCGTGAATTGGAATACCATTGATCAAGGCTGGTGATTGGTTGCTATGTTTTGAGACAGAGGAAAGTGGGCCCATGGAACTAAGTTGCCTTGTTTCTTGTTGCTGGAACAGGGCCCTTTCGATATGTTGCTGCCTTTGATATTCTTGCATTTGCTTAAGCATGACTTGTTGCTGTAGAACTTGCATGTCACTAATACCTGACTGTTGTGCAGGCGAAGGCTGCAGCAGGCCCAAGTGCTGTCCACTCATTTGCTGCTGACCCCCAAAAAAATCATAATTCACTGGAGATTCAGTAGACTCCAAACTGACTGAACTTTGCTTCAGATCATGACCATTACCTAGATGCGAGTCAATAACTGATGGGCCTCGAGATGTGAAATTACGCTGATCAGATTCTGTATCCACTCCCAGAAAATTCGTCTCGTTCTGCCTTCCATGGAAAGCCTGATGTCCTTGCATATAGCCATTTAAATTCAGCTGTTGGTTCTGAGACTGATTTCTGGCAAACTCGGACTGAAATGGCAATTGAGTAAAGTTGTTCAGGCCatgtggcaagcttgaagaatgaCCCCGCCCTCTCTCAGAATCAGCTAAATCCAATAGAAAACATTAGCATGTTACACAAGCGTGGCAAGTAAACAGCATGAAAGTTCCTGATGAACCCAAAAGTCATGGCATAGTTTTTCATCATCACTGATGATAAACAAAGGATCACCAATACAGACAGTACAGcccaataaatataataataaaaatgaaaagcaACATCGCCAAGATCAACAACACTTCCTGATGAACATGAGCATAACTAATACCTGGTGGCTGTATGTTGTAATTCTTGAAGTTGGAATGAATATTCGCACCAATTTGTCTCTGGTTTCCAACCCACAAATTGTTACTTTGCCCTGGCCAGGTGCCGTCCGAAAGCTGCTGATGGTGCTGACCCTGGGACAAGTTCTCTTGACCAAAGAAATTGTGGATCCTTTCTCCAGCTTCGTTGCCAGGCATCGATAACCCGCCAGCAAATTTTTTGCAGCTAGAGTTATGTGAGCAGATACACTCTACCTGAAAGAGTTATGAATTAAACTCAGAACGACTACATGCGAGCAAACTCAACAAAACAATAAATTCATTTAAACACCAGAGTGAAACAACTACAGACTGTAAAACATAACAGTTCGTCAACTTAAGTAGTAAAATGCAAAAAGGAAAAATAACAGCATGATGAGTTAGATATCCTTAAGAGCAGTGAAGCAAAAAGGAGCACAATCCAGAATATAGACCCATAATTATTGACCTTCTCTTTGAACAATGTCTAATTTAAGTTCGCATCGTATTTGGAAATCTCTAACTGATGCAACTTCCACGGGTCACCTAACAAAAGACTAACTCAAAGAAGATAGCAAAAATTTCATCTGTCGACAATTTGAATTGTGTTTCTAAATTCTAAGTTTGCAAACATAACATAACAAGAATACAAGGTAATAAGCAAAGAATAGCAGTGTGAGAAAATGCAGAGAAACGTGTCCCTGAAAGAGAAAATACAGTCCCCTAACAATTAACAAGGCAGCACGCACCAATGCGCTAAAGCTCTCATTTTCTCATGGGATCGAAATAAAGCAATGAGCTGCTTCAAAGCTCAATGAACTATGAAGTAGCTCAAAACAAACTCTTGCCCATGTTTTCTAGCTGCACAGATGTAGAAAAAGTAACGACAATACACCAAGACAAACAGAAAACTTGAACTAATTCTTCCATATCCTTCCAATTTCGAAGTAGCAGGAAAAAGACTAAACCCCCAATGAAAAATTGAATAAAAAGGGACTAAATCCCGCCCCTCAACAAGTTCATTTTCGAAATCATCCGTCCTAttcaataaagaaaaaaaaaaaacactagctATCACCGTTGAACAAGAAAACGCAAAACAGCTTGGATTCAGCAACTACAATAACCATTGATGAAATTTTTTTCGGGACGAGAGAGATTGCTAAGGAAACATTAGGGTTCATCGACAGATAAAGAAAGAAACAGTAACTCACAGTGTCAATTTGCAGAAGAACCGCCTGAAGCTCAAATTCGATCCTTGAAGATGATACAGTGTAATAGGCTCTCTCTAAGGAAggaagatagagagagagagagagagagagagagagagagagagagagagaaagagaaagaTTAAGAGAGAGAAAAAGTGATCGCAGAAAGTAGTGCGAAACTTTCAACGAacacagagagagagagagagagagagagagagagagagataagcaAAAGTTAGCCTCGGGTCCGAGCCTCTTGGTTCGGAGGAGTGTAAATGGGCCAAACCCATTATATTTATGGGCCGAGAGTTGAAAAGACCAAGTTGGGTCTATGAGTCTATCATGTGACTTGCACAGCCCATTTCTTTGTCCTATATTAATCTGATGGGGCCCAATTGAAAAGACCCGACCAAATTGGCTTGGCATAGATTTGGCATTCTAACTATGCGTACATCCATTTTTGTACATCCCAAATTTTTGTACCCTTTTACCCTCCATTTGATTCACTTTAATTTTCCATTAAACCAATTTCCTATCTACTCGGACCGAACCGATTCTAGTCACAATCTTAACCAATATTGATATGTGGAGTACCTGTATCTAAGTTCAATTCAATCCTAAGTCGTTATCCTCCTCCAAAAATCAAACTCCGACAAGTCGTCAACATCACCGACCGCCGAGGAAGAGATGGCGATGGGGGGTGGTGGCGGTGATGAGGTCGTCACCAAGGAGGTGATCGATTTTGTTCGGTTGTTGGAGAGCGAGATTGACAGGTTTAATCGGTTTTTTCTTGATAAAGAGGATGAGTATGTTATTAAATGGAAGGTGATTTCCATAATGAGATGTGCATAGTTGATGGGATAAAATCTCTCACTGTTGTGTAAATTCTGGTCAAATAGATTAGATGCACTATTTGAAGGCTATTAGTGCAAGAATATTACTGGAAGAGATCAGTTATGGGAAAGATTGAGCTCATCCAATTTTCTATATAAAtttgaaatttgaaattgaaatacTAATCTAACTTTTCCTTGGAGTGCAGGAGCTACAAAATATAGTTAAATAGGCCAAGATCAAATGAAATATGTGATGAGCAAAGGGAGGGAGATCGTTTATTTTTCATGGAGATATGGTTTTGTTGGAGATGGTAGTGGGTGGCGGTTGTGGTTGTAGTGGATGGAAGAACGAGCACCATTTTTAATTTAAAAAGTTAAAGATAATTAAGGGATGAAATTGGAGCTCAAAATATTAGCCGACTAATTGGGTTATGTGATGATTATATATATTGGTTTTGTACCGGCTGGACCGAAGTGAAAGACTCGATTTTACATGAAGGGCATGTAGAGTAAATTTGGACGAGGATGTACATCCCTGGGATGTACAAATAGCACGCCTAGACTTGGGGACCAAAATGGCACGAATCACGAAGCTCTCGCTTTTTTTGGATTTCTCATTTTGTTTACATCGCTCAATGAATATAGGGCAAAAAAATTGTATCCGTTGATTGAAATTACACTCTCATTTCTTAAAAAGTGATCCATAACTTGAGATAATGATGGTCCGTTTCGATCCAGTTCCGATTTAAAACTAATAGTTTGCAGTTTTTAGAATTAGTGGAGCCGAATAATTCGTTTTTCAAAAATTTCGATTCAATCTTAATTCTGTTtttcatataattttttttaaaatgataatcaGAATGGAATCGCA
Above is a window of Rutidosis leptorrhynchoides isolate AG116_Rl617_1_P2 unplaced genomic scaffold, CSIRO_AGI_Rlap_v1 contig148, whole genome shotgun sequence DNA encoding:
- the LOC139881369 gene encoding uncharacterized protein, translating into MPGNEAGERIHNFFGQENLSQGQHHQQLSDGTWPGQSNNLWVGNQRQIGANIHSNFKNYNIQPPADSERGRGHSSSLPHGLNNFTQLPFQSEFARNQSQNQQLNLNGYMQGHQAFHGRQNETNFLGVDTESDQRNFTSRGPSVIDSHLGNGHDLKQSSVSLESTESPVNYDFFGGQQQMSGQHLGLLQPSPAQQSGISDMQVLQQQVMLKQMQEYQRQQHIERALFQQQETRQLSSMGPLSSVSKHSNQSPALINGIPIHDTSNRTWQSEALAGNMSLLQHGGSSVMQGSPGGIMFSPEQVQTMRLMGMVPQQVDQSHFGVPVSTSKDVTSQHVSQAQMNKPTMQPGTTNGFSFPSHQYSAFPNQVSMQDGGFVARQEYIPSLGNASEKAVRGRQEIAGSSDTSHEKVASPVPPPQTAASLDPTEEKFLFGSDDNLWDAFGGSLNTGSGGLNISDGSDFLGALPSLQNGSWSALMQSAVAETSSGDAGVQDEWSGLNVQNNKTLPRNQMPFSGNDANKQQSAWVDKNFQAASVPNSRPYLPNDAAKKGVESCSVSDVQKSTPGPFLEQGQTNSSEGFVQKLPNEASRWLDRSSLLKPADSKFVQNASNPTDAGSWAHWQSKPSYNSDSQRPSIPNGRNFIESMSPAREATSQHFQNNHKSTTQEAMTGAKPGMQRPPVEDFSFNVGKTTKTPSARVTQKGVQPHPSSPNLNFWSNVNSVDPRDSGVPGNHLDKGTIESLGNNDLDKEEVKMHEFNFRENSSESSHPISSHHNRREIVHFDASDSHNLPGGNQKSTGQLSRKSPVARKFQYHPMGDLDVETPSGTKQATNAQYISQQASLDLKGRDQEYHGQSRYAGRFMKNAIETDEAHLAGFQGDPKGPDVPSKSFRPVSVPGTSAPLDGPADRYASNKDFQSGQNMLELLHKVDQPSSATHVNSDPNQSSEIPEMENSDGSASHLQQNQSSASRGFGLQLGQPSQRLSTPHGALILSSSEAISSRAPHAGSKVGGEQENSQSLGRSTLQPRKLDGNRDIFQASKSAIASVPDFSSGVASSKGVPNSSINTHNQALDSAPPFPVLEATPASQLSYTPGVAHQAAFPQMLPNAWTNIAAKQHSSGTRGSVPPSNSFMTHLQSNNSKGTCFPVTQKLDDQISQVGHISACSPNMHGSAGNEHPKNERQESPCQDAVGVGHSQRKESVKKHLVDPSPSQISATQKDIEAFGRTLRPNNLTTQNYGLPHQVLPMPNIESDPCGGSVNRFKNKDSGLEDRHIASHGGSPFPYGSDFMNRNLATNSTTSSSFDSRTMHFSSKPGLNLDVKESSHEMLAGSHNDSQNNSSDSNTTGRGERSHISPQMAPCWFDQYGTFKNEIIVPAHDARKIASQKTMEQPLLIRKPFDSLHPCNSAENAAPSGLLSDTRHSIPATIANEMKTDTRDIPATIAIEPVSSQLLQPDTSDQSLILRPRKRKIASLEPLPWHREVTHGSLRFQTISCGVAQMANLRLEQIDNETGVFEDSPPAFKSKRRLILATQLMQQLFRPPPSSVLSANANAQYESVVYFVGRSVLGDASRGLSHHGNDTVPETETCMKRRGSVRTDQQSILLKAAEILVARLDKLETDFLRMEKRSSMLDVRLECQDLEKFSVINRFAKFHGRGQVDSAETSSSSSDQTQKFYPLRYVTALPMPRTLPDNVQCLSL